ccATTTgtaagataataataataaaagtaatctAATTTTGACGTAATCACCCGACACTCTCCATcttaaaaatacatgtaaagTTAAATCAGAAGTCTTTCACAAGATTTGAAGAATTAAAGATAATTCATAATCCAcagttgtttttcagtcatttttctcTACCTTTGTATAAAGACGATGATGAAGAACAGAGTCAGATAGCCATGGATGCCTTAATGCCTCACAGGCTCCCATCCTCCAGCTGATGACAAATgtaagacaaaaatacttttcacattttaaattctcACCAGATATTAAATATTCCAGATCATACAGAGACATAATGCACTTacgttttatttgtaacaagGAGCCTAGTGATAAAGTCTTTTGCTTCCACTGAAGTATCAGCAAACTCCTGTTCCTCAAAGTTCCACTTACAAGCCAAGATGTTGTTTAAAGTCTGATTGTCATCATCGCCAAGGAAGGGACACAAACCGCTCAGGCTAGCATTTAAAGAGAAGGAAGATTTACCAGTGATTTGAGCACAGCTGATCATGAATTTGCATCTTTACTTACAGCATGTAAGTTATGACACCAAGGCTCCACATGTCTGTGTTGAATGACACAAAATCGTAGTTGACGACCTCCGGAGCTAGAAACTCTGGAGTTCCAAAATTCACCTTTAATTTCTCCCGTGGTTTATAGCTGAAACAGGACATGATTATTTTTCAGTCCAGGgacattttgcattttcaaaataccaatgaaacatttaataaatcagaaatagaAACTTACATCCTAGCGAGGCCAAAATCAATTATCTTAATCTTGTTGGTCACTCTGCTCacgcacaaaatgttttctggctTGAAAGATCAGGAAAATAGAAGAAGACCTTTAAATTACTTCCAGTAAATAAAACTATGCTAAAGACcattttcttttagttattAATTTTAGCTAGACCAAGGAACAGCAATTGTTTAAAGAGCCATTTCTGACCCCATTTCTACAACATATAATTTATATAGAgcagcaaaaaacatttttgatttgacatttaaaaaaaagacaaagtaaaatgttttattttgaaatctaagaaaatttaatttaggtGTGTTTATACTTTCAGATTTTAGAACAAACTTAATCAACAAAATTTAGAAAGGAATAAAATCTTAGCATTTTGTAGAGTGAGTCCAGCTGAGAGAGCCTTTTGCTGTAGTctatataaaattattatttacatagTTTAAAGTTAAGAAACAATAATTACTTTTCAAAACTTTGTACAATTAAGGACTTTTGTAGATATTCTATTGAATAActccataaaaaacaaacagaaccgcTTAAACTACccttttttattgtctttatgaGTAAAGACAtttcttattattaatattttttcctcccctccagggggtctttttgtgggctctagtgtcccttatatgaaagtaggctgacaggaaaaggggaagCAGAGGGGGGAAGGCATGTGAGAAATGTCAccgggtctgggaatcaaacccgcgacagccgcgtcgaggactcaaggcctccaaacgtgggaaGTGCTATCCcttacgccaccacagcacgcccaagaCATTTCTTATTTGGGTTTGTAAATGCCACAGAGTGGGGGCCAAAAAGCCATATCTGACTCTGGATCCACAGGTTGAAGAGCCATGAGCTAGACCTTCgattttaaatatcttcttAATTAAAGTAAACAAGTGACGtgcatattttataaattcaaaTGTAGTGACCCAAAAAAGTGCCAAAAAACTTGATAACACTGATAATGCAGTGCAAGCTTTACTATTATAAGGCAGCAGAACATTTCCATAGCAACATCTGTTTCTCAAAGTTTATGCAGGGATTCCTCACCtatattgtttgtgtttatctttgTTACCTTTAAATCTAGATGCAGTATCGACATTTTGTGCATATGCTGAAGGCCCTCGCAGATCTGTCGGATGAACACCACAGCATCCAACTCCATCAAAGTGTAGTTTTCATCAATAATCCTGTCAAAGAGTTCTCCTCCACCAACActgatgataaaaacaaatgcaaaaacaaattacatatACAACAAAAAGTGTAGGCgttttgctttcaaaaaaaaaaaacaatgcaacctatagtaaatcaaattaataattatatcaataatttaaatattaagttgcTATGTACTCTTAATTAATACACATTACATACATGtactgaaaatctaaaaaaaaagggTCATACTATTCAAGTACAAGGATGATGTCATTCCTTGACTCATAAGCTGCATAGAGCTGGATCAGGCTGGCATGGTCCAGATTATTCATGACCTGGATCTCATTCTTCACCACGTCCTACCAAAAACACAGGCACAGAAAGATGCAGAGGCAGACAGGAAGACGCACAGATGCAGGACACaaacagatacacacacataaaatgaGAGGTGTCAGCTGTTCTCTGCGATCGGAGACTATACATCTTCTGGTCTAGGTCAGTTATTTTCTCACTGTGGTGAAAAGTATTCCCTTTGCCTCTGTTCCAGGAGAGGCCTAACAACATTCTAGTAAGTACTAAAAACTCTAACGGCCCCCTGGTTTTTTTATATCACACATGGCTTAGTTCTCATGGTAGGAGTTAAAATAGACTTGCTCAGCGTCATGGCAACGTGTCTCAGGTGTCGTACCTTTTCTTTCTGGCTTCGAGCTTTAATGACCTTCGCTGCCAAAGTGAGACCTGAGGAGTTTTCAACACATTTGTGCACCTGACCGAACCGGCCCCTGTaggaagagagggagaaagaacAAGCTGTCTGTGTTACTGCACAGAGAGCCAGTTGTTCTAGCCGTGCAAATAATGCATTTCAGCAGTAAAGAATCACTTAATAATGGGACAGTGACAGTGGAGTGCGTCTTTCCCATGAGAAATCAAGAATTGATCTTTCCTTCTGGAAAGTGTTGCGGTTCATCTGCTATTTTATTCAATCTGAGCCAGGCCGTGCTTCTTCTTTGAAGGCCCAGATTAACACCTAGTGATTAGCTACCAGTTGGCGCTGTGGATCCAGTATCACATACCAGTCAGtcttaatgtaaaaataactaCCATGACTCTTTAGTTATGAACCAttgaggagaggaagagaaaggggGGAGGAAGGGGAAGATAATTGGCCCTAAATCTGGAATTGatctttttaaggtttttgttcaGCAATAATGgaagatttttaattatttatttataagtaGAAAAGAGGAGCAGCACTCACCCGCCTAGGACCTCTTGCCAGTTGATTGTGTAAAAGTTTCTGATCTGGTTTGGCTTAGCAGACACAATGCGATGATTAAAAGGAGCTGCCGGAGGAAGAGTTGTATCTAAAAAAGGCCGGGGAGACAAGCAAAaagatatgttgttttttttttcctaagttATAAATAAGGCGTAATATACATGTCTCACTAATAATCAGCTGCCATTGACGTTTTAAAGTCCATTGTTGCACTGGCATATCATGTACAAATGCCttgcaataaataattatagATAGAGTTGTTGTCTGTGTATTGTTTATGAAAGCAGACAGCTTGAATTCAGGTCTCAGCTTCAGCACTTTGCTCTTCTCTGAACTTCCATTTGTTGAGCTGTAGAATCCAGATAAAGTGTGATGGGATTCTCAGTGAAGAATCATTATTGCATTAATACATCCtaaattttaatgcaaaaagtatataatcagattaaaaagataaatattacaGGTTACtggataaaagagaaaaatatatattacataaTCTACTGCATTCAGATAGATGCATGGTAAATCCCAGACACCTGCTATTGTATTACTTACTTCCAGAACCTGTAGAGATGCATGTCTAAATGTGTCTTTGGAGGTttgctttcctcttttttagtttgttatttattattattctgttccTGTTGTAAAGCTATTAACCattataaaagtttattttaagataGCATTTAACCTTTATTCCAGAGGATAAGAATGATTTATGAGTCAGAAATTAATGCTCctgatcatttttgtttctttctacttttttatttagtgCAAAATTCACATCTTGGTTATGTTGAAATGCTTTCGGTTTTCACTTGAGGACCACTTAACTCTCTTGATCACTTGTGTAATTCTGAAGTGGTTGATTCAATTTTACTTATGTCTTGTTTAttgacatatttaatatttttgaaatcaaATAATAGTGACACATTCTTCCTTGCTTTAGTCTTGTTTCCACTTCCTCAGAGCTCTGTTTTACATTGCAAGTAGACTTCTACACCATTAGTACCGTCACTGTAAGccaaataaataatatgcaatgtgtttaatttatcaAAGCTTTACAAACAATATACGTTCTAACTTTCAGGATAATGAAGAGACAGTTCTAGTCATCAGTCTCATTAGCACCAGTCTTCACTGGCATTGTCCTGCTATTGAAGAAAAGGGACGTGACTCACCGATGAAGAACCGCTCACTTTGATCGTCATCTATTGTTTTTTCATCAGCATTCTCCAGTTTTCCCTTCTCCAACTTTTCTTTAAGGTTGAACTGGATTTGAATTCCATCTGCCTTGAAGCTAGCCCAGTCTTCATGCTCAGAGctctcatcatcatcctctttCTGCGCCTCTTCTCTTTCCTCCTTCTTGTCTTGTTCTGTCTCAGTGATCTTGTCCTGCTCCGTCTCTGTGCATGGTGTTGCTTCCTTGTGGTCATCGCTGTAGATTGAAGTTGATGGGTTTTATAGGTTTGTTTGGTTCTGTGACATTATATACTTTGTAGCTTTAGATAAGAAAAATTGGAtgcaaatgtgtcaaaaaaagcacaaaaaaaccctgaaaataaCCTAGCATGTCCTCTACAGCatgaatttgaaagaaaaaattttaataatgaaactGGATATCTATGGTAGGTTAAGGTTAATTGCAAATAAAACCAGAGCAAggaaaacatctgttttaatCACTGATTCATATTTGCATTCAACTATtttgtttaagaaaacaaaatagttttctcAAATTGCTTTGTAGGAAGTAATAATACTTTGATCCTCAGTGCTACTcaacttcacaaaaaaatgtgaaagataaTTATTAAGTGATAATTGTTCTATAGGAAGGAAGTTTACCAAACCCAAAGACCCTGTGCAGAAATGTAGATTGATTTATTGCCACAGGAGTAGTTATAAATACAATCATACCTGGTAGCAATCTCCTCTTTCTTATCTACATCGGAAGTTGGCATCTCGGAGACTTCTATTTGTTCTtcagaagcagaaatattttctttctgttcttcctcGGGAACTTCgggcttttcttcttctgctttcttttgCACTACATCTTCCACTGGCACTGCTTTTTCCTTAGTTTCCTCTTCCTCTATTTGCTCCTCAATAACACCTGAAGCCTCACGTTCCTCAGCCACAGTAGCTTGGGAATCTTCATGCACATAGTCCACCAGGTTGCAAGCGGGGGCCTCTGGTTGCTCATCTTTAGGGGTCACCCCTGACTCCAGatccagctgcagaaacaactgatctgttttttctgtgttctctttgtttaatttttgcacTTCTTCAAGAAGCAAAGCCTGCTTTTTTGGCGAAATattatctacaaaaaaaaataaaattaaaattaaacatagaaTTTTAATAAAGTCTCTGACTCACAGTATATAATTTATAACTCATCCATAAATATGGaagtcagaaataatttttaactaaGGTTGCACTGACTTGGAGATTGGTTTCTGAGCTAGGATTTGACTGCTGTGAGGATTAAACCATTATATTCTATTTCTTTAAGTACCTGTTGCATCTGGAGGCTTCATCTTCTTTTGCGCTTTCAGGCTCTTCTGGCCCAAACATGGTTTTTCTGCCCCATCTTTGCTCTTGTGATCTTTCccctgtgaaaaaaaaaaataaataaatattaggtCTAGTAGCCTGGACAATATTTGCACTACATCAATGTTGACGTTTGCTACTATATTATTTCTCTTTGCTAGTCAGATGTATTTCTGTCCTAAacaaaaattcagaaatctgccctaaaatgtttgaagaaattatttttaaaaacaacaaaccaataATATCCAGATAAACTGGTGCTGAGCCTCATAACATTAAGAACTAGGCACCACCCTTTATGTAATCGT
This is a stretch of genomic DNA from Gambusia affinis linkage group LG12, SWU_Gaff_1.0, whole genome shotgun sequence. It encodes these proteins:
- the LOC122841247 gene encoding myosin light chain kinase 3-like isoform X1 translates to MSSLVINAMGDSSNAGFDIIQNRIETLSGKMDKLINIQEKVLSRLDGMSQEIDDIEQDMEQIKVDKEEIHLSPRVVNQTQVMGREVRQICQEMSTIMSVVNQRSEQQAQKLEGMEKLVLSMQQVISFIGETVKCSKVMEMMFKGPATRKTSRNKDSKGKQATKRKASTETVTKKPDKKTTSSKASKWKQEITPACQPSSLQPHYKIKLHGPKHFLASRKCGSFGKDHKSKDGAEKPCLGQKSLKAQKKMKPPDATDNISPKKQALLLEEVQKLNKENTEKTDQLFLQLDLESGVTPKDEQPEAPACNLVDYVHEDSQATVAEEREASGVIEEQIEEEETKEKAVPVEDVVQKKAEEEKPEVPEEEQKENISASEEQIEVSEMPTSDVDKKEEIATSDDHKEATPCTETEQDKITETEQDKKEEREEAQKEDDDESSEHEDWASFKADGIQIQFNLKEKLEKGKLENADEKTIDDDQSERFFIDTTLPPAAPFNHRIVSAKPNQIRNFYTINWQEVLGGGRFGQVHKCVENSSGLTLAAKVIKARSQKEKDVVKNEIQVMNNLDHASLIQLYAAYESRNDIILVLEYVGGGELFDRIIDENYTLMELDAVVFIRQICEGLQHMHKMSILHLDLKPENILCVSRVTNKIKIIDFGLARIYKPREKLKVNFGTPEFLAPEVVNYDFVSFNTDMWSLGVITYMLLSGLCPFLGDDDNQTLNNILACKWNFEEQEFADTSVEAKDFITRLLVTNKTWRMGACEALRHPWLSDSVLHHRLYTKKNMCRSRRSSCVPLIDI
- the LOC122841247 gene encoding myosin light chain kinase 3-like isoform X2, with the translated sequence MSSLVINAMGDSSNAGFDIIQNRIETLSGKMDKLINIQEKVLSRLDGMSQEIDDIEQDMEQIKVDKEEIHLSPRVVNQTQVMGREVRQICQEMSTIMSVVNQRSEQQAQKLEGMEKLVLSMQQVISFIGETVKCSKVMEMMFKGPATRKTSRNKDSKGKQATKRKASTETVTKKPDKGKDHKSKDGAEKPCLGQKSLKAQKKMKPPDATDNISPKKQALLLEEVQKLNKENTEKTDQLFLQLDLESGVTPKDEQPEAPACNLVDYVHEDSQATVAEEREASGVIEEQIEEEETKEKAVPVEDVVQKKAEEEKPEVPEEEQKENISASEEQIEVSEMPTSDVDKKEEIATSDDHKEATPCTETEQDKITETEQDKKEEREEAQKEDDDESSEHEDWASFKADGIQIQFNLKEKLEKGKLENADEKTIDDDQSERFFIDTTLPPAAPFNHRIVSAKPNQIRNFYTINWQEVLGGGRFGQVHKCVENSSGLTLAAKVIKARSQKEKDVVKNEIQVMNNLDHASLIQLYAAYESRNDIILVLEYVGGGELFDRIIDENYTLMELDAVVFIRQICEGLQHMHKMSILHLDLKPENILCVSRVTNKIKIIDFGLARIYKPREKLKVNFGTPEFLAPEVVNYDFVSFNTDMWSLGVITYMLLSGLCPFLGDDDNQTLNNILACKWNFEEQEFADTSVEAKDFITRLLVTNKTWRMGACEALRHPWLSDSVLHHRLYTKKNMCRSRRSSCVPLIDI
- the LOC122841247 gene encoding myosin light chain kinase family member 4-like isoform X3, whose protein sequence is MDQSISSHHGKDHKSKDGAEKPCLGQKSLKAQKKMKPPDATDNISPKKQALLLEEVQKLNKENTEKTDQLFLQLDLESGVTPKDEQPEAPACNLVDYVHEDSQATVAEEREASGVIEEQIEEEETKEKAVPVEDVVQKKAEEEKPEVPEEEQKENISASEEQIEVSEMPTSDVDKKEEIATSDDHKEATPCTETEQDKITETEQDKKEEREEAQKEDDDESSEHEDWASFKADGIQIQFNLKEKLEKGKLENADEKTIDDDQSERFFIDTTLPPAAPFNHRIVSAKPNQIRNFYTINWQEVLGGGRFGQVHKCVENSSGLTLAAKVIKARSQKEKDVVKNEIQVMNNLDHASLIQLYAAYESRNDIILVLEYVGGGELFDRIIDENYTLMELDAVVFIRQICEGLQHMHKMSILHLDLKPENILCVSRVTNKIKIIDFGLARIYKPREKLKVNFGTPEFLAPEVVNYDFVSFNTDMWSLGVITYMLLSGLCPFLGDDDNQTLNNILACKWNFEEQEFADTSVEAKDFITRLLVTNKTWRMGACEALRHPWLSDSVLHHRLYTKKNMCRSRRSSCVPLIDI